The bacterium HR11 genome includes a region encoding these proteins:
- the fas6 gene encoding Cytokinin riboside 5'-monophosphate phosphoribohydrolase, whose protein sequence is MIEKAFENRRFLHSRAARPIRILAEYLEPLSRFEHYQVANTVVLMGSSRLHPPDVARARLREAEAALAADPTDPGLRHRYEVARVQLELAHYYDEAVEVARRITEWNLQRPPHRRFLVCTGAGPGIMEAANRGAALAGGPSVGLGIELDNTAETANPYVSPELLFLFHYFFMRKFWFVYLAKAVIMFPGGFGTLDELFEVLTLKQTGKLKKQLPLILYGRPFWDRLIDWDLLTSAGLIDPADRGLFVYCDSPDEVTQVLFPWLESIEPNTWD, encoded by the coding sequence ATGATCGAGAAGGCCTTTGAGAACCGCCGTTTTCTCCACAGTCGGGCCGCCCGGCCGATTCGGATCCTCGCCGAGTACCTGGAGCCCCTGAGCCGATTCGAGCACTATCAGGTCGCCAACACGGTCGTCCTCATGGGCTCTTCCCGTCTGCATCCCCCGGACGTCGCCCGGGCGCGCCTGCGGGAAGCCGAAGCGGCCTTGGCGGCCGACCCGACGGACCCGGGGCTTCGACACCGGTACGAGGTCGCCCGGGTCCAGCTCGAGCTGGCCCATTACTATGACGAGGCGGTCGAGGTCGCCCGCCGGATCACCGAATGGAACCTTCAGCGGCCGCCGCACCGGCGCTTCCTCGTCTGCACGGGCGCCGGCCCCGGCATCATGGAGGCCGCCAATCGGGGGGCGGCCCTGGCCGGGGGTCCCTCCGTCGGGCTGGGCATCGAACTGGACAACACGGCCGAGACGGCCAATCCCTACGTGTCTCCGGAACTCCTGTTCCTCTTCCACTACTTCTTCATGCGGAAGTTCTGGTTCGTCTACCTGGCCAAGGCCGTGATCATGTTCCCCGGCGGCTTCGGTACGCTGGACGAGCTGTTCGAGGTCCTGACCCTCAAGCAAACCGGCAAGCTGAAGAAGCAGTTGCCCCTCATCCTGTACGGTCGCCCCTTTTGGGATCGTCTGATCGACTGGGACCTCCTGACGTCCGCCGGCCTGATCGACCCGGCGGACCGGGGCCTGTTCGTGTACTGCGACTCGCCCGACGAGGTCACGCAGGTCCTCTTCCCCTGGCTCGAGTCCATCGAGCCCAATACATGGGATTGA
- the bepA_8 gene encoding Beta-barrel assembly-enhancing protease, translating into MKSRDEYVQQIRAALQRRAFQEAFQVAQEALEIYGGDEELETLSQTAQDRMEAEPFLQSFMASGISLFQSGLYADALRQFEKVVAIDPAYPDVQDWIQKTREQLGPAPSRRPTPPPSDPVRQLIQKGQALFDQGRYHEAIQTWMDVFMYDLTNAEVQDLIQQAQQKIAEARSQSQARVEEARAALQAGQPDRARQLLLQVLGADPHHEEARHLLESLETAAPAPETTAEAAYGEHLVAQALQAHREGRWEEAVRLWQQVLQQDPENLGAQTKYSEALRQLRIEGQFHKLLEDARAFWLQKKPDSAVHALQKAYRLRPDSPEVRQLVEEWHLDPSVLEPATPPPGVVAKAVVRPSAPSLRWTLWVGLLGGLIVLAVGAFVFLRSSGSGRPVPPDVRVRPGTRPTASKAVPPSKPAPPPSAEPSSAGTPSPGPAPPVSTVEPSPTPVELTPAMVRRRDQLFQEARQLYAKGDWEPAYAKLQEALQIDPNHPEVRRLSAEVAAKIQEQNQAIAERMAVVEGYYRSFDFDGAVFVLNKLREEFPQRRDLLEFLKRTYYNAAVYYLRQYRCALAKERLDVIPLLDPKETRFQEPYPLIRKCLKENGLASPEDRERVQQLPYPLPLKD; encoded by the coding sequence ATGAAGAGCCGGGACGAGTACGTCCAGCAAATCCGGGCGGCCCTCCAGCGACGGGCCTTTCAGGAGGCCTTCCAAGTCGCCCAGGAGGCTCTGGAGATTTACGGCGGCGACGAGGAACTGGAGACCCTCAGCCAGACGGCGCAGGACCGGATGGAGGCCGAGCCCTTCCTCCAGAGCTTCATGGCCAGCGGGATTTCCCTGTTCCAGAGCGGCCTGTACGCTGACGCCCTCCGCCAGTTCGAAAAGGTCGTCGCCATCGACCCGGCCTATCCTGACGTCCAGGATTGGATTCAGAAGACGCGGGAACAATTAGGTCCGGCTCCGTCTCGGCGTCCGACGCCGCCGCCCTCGGACCCCGTCCGCCAGCTCATCCAGAAGGGCCAGGCCCTCTTCGACCAGGGTCGCTACCACGAGGCCATCCAGACGTGGATGGACGTCTTCATGTACGACCTGACGAATGCAGAGGTCCAGGACCTCATCCAACAGGCCCAGCAGAAGATCGCTGAAGCCCGTTCCCAAAGCCAGGCTCGGGTCGAGGAAGCCCGGGCGGCCCTCCAGGCCGGTCAGCCCGACCGAGCCCGCCAGCTCCTCCTGCAGGTCCTCGGGGCCGACCCCCATCACGAGGAAGCGCGTCATTTGCTGGAATCCCTGGAGACGGCCGCCCCGGCGCCCGAAACGACGGCCGAGGCCGCCTACGGCGAACACCTGGTCGCCCAGGCTCTTCAGGCCCACCGGGAGGGCCGGTGGGAAGAGGCAGTCCGCCTGTGGCAACAGGTCCTTCAACAAGACCCCGAGAACCTGGGTGCCCAGACCAAGTACAGCGAGGCCCTCCGTCAGCTCCGCATCGAGGGCCAGTTCCACAAGCTTTTAGAAGATGCCCGGGCCTTTTGGCTTCAAAAGAAGCCCGACTCCGCCGTCCATGCCCTCCAGAAGGCCTATCGCCTTCGGCCGGATAGTCCGGAAGTCCGTCAGCTCGTCGAGGAATGGCACCTCGACCCGTCGGTCCTGGAGCCCGCGACCCCGCCCCCGGGGGTCGTGGCGAAGGCGGTCGTCCGGCCGTCGGCGCCTTCCCTCCGATGGACCCTCTGGGTCGGCCTGCTGGGTGGCCTGATAGTGCTGGCCGTCGGTGCCTTCGTCTTCCTCCGTTCTTCCGGCTCGGGTCGGCCGGTGCCCCCCGACGTCCGGGTGCGACCCGGCACCCGCCCCACGGCGTCGAAGGCCGTACCGCCGTCAAAACCGGCGCCGCCCCCGTCGGCCGAACCGTCCTCGGCGGGGACGCCGAGCCCCGGCCCGGCACCGCCCGTCTCGACGGTCGAGCCGTCTCCGACGCCCGTCGAGTTGACGCCCGCCATGGTGCGCCGGCGGGACCAGCTCTTTCAAGAGGCCCGGCAGTTATACGCCAAGGGCGACTGGGAGCCGGCGTATGCCAAACTCCAGGAAGCCCTCCAGATCGACCCGAACCATCCCGAGGTCCGTCGGCTGAGTGCCGAGGTCGCCGCCAAGATTCAGGAACAGAACCAGGCCATCGCCGAACGGATGGCGGTCGTCGAGGGCTACTACCGGAGCTTCGACTTCGACGGAGCGGTCTTCGTCCTGAACAAGCTCCGGGAGGAATTCCCTCAACGGCGAGACCTCCTGGAATTCCTGAAGCGTACGTATTACAATGCGGCGGTGTATTACCTCCGTCAGTACCGATGCGCCCTGGCGAAAGAGCGACTCGACGTGATTCCCCTGTTGGACCCCAAAGAAACCCGTTTTCAGGAACCCTATCCCCTGATCCGAAAGTGCTTGAAGGAAAACGGTCTGGCCTCCCCGGAAGACCGGGAGAGGGTGCAACAGCTCCCGTATCCCCTGCCGCTGAAGGATTGA
- the fcl gene encoding GDP-L-fucose synthase: MSFWLSRRVVVTGGAGFLGSFVVEKLRERGAESVFVPRQQEYDLRDPAAIRRLYERTRPDIVIHLAAVVGGIGANRRHPGRFFYDNAIMGIQLIELARQFGVGKFVCIGTVCSYPKFTPVPFRETDLWAGYPEETNAPYGLAKKMLLVQLQAYRQEYGFPGIYLIPTNLYGPRDHFDLENSHVIPALIRKCVEAQERGEPKIVVWGTGRATREFLYVEDAAEAIVLAAERYDGPEPINIGSGEEISIRDLVDLIRELTGYEGDVEWDTSKPDGQPRRRIDTTRAREWLGWQARTPLREGLRRTIEWYRAHRPEA, encoded by the coding sequence ATGTCCTTCTGGTTGTCCCGACGCGTGGTCGTCACCGGCGGCGCCGGCTTCCTGGGGTCCTTCGTCGTCGAAAAACTCCGGGAACGGGGCGCCGAATCCGTCTTCGTCCCCCGCCAGCAGGAGTATGACCTGCGGGACCCCGCCGCCATCCGACGGCTGTATGAACGCACGCGACCCGACATCGTCATCCACTTGGCGGCCGTCGTCGGCGGCATCGGCGCCAACCGACGGCATCCGGGCCGGTTCTTCTACGACAACGCCATCATGGGGATCCAACTCATCGAGCTGGCTCGCCAGTTCGGGGTCGGCAAGTTCGTCTGCATCGGGACCGTGTGCTCGTACCCGAAGTTCACGCCCGTGCCGTTTCGGGAGACGGACCTCTGGGCCGGCTACCCCGAGGAGACGAACGCCCCTTACGGCCTGGCCAAAAAGATGCTCCTGGTCCAGCTCCAGGCCTACCGGCAGGAGTACGGCTTTCCGGGGATCTACCTGATCCCGACGAACCTCTACGGTCCTCGGGACCACTTTGATTTGGAGAATTCCCACGTCATCCCGGCCCTCATCCGGAAGTGCGTCGAGGCCCAAGAGCGGGGCGAGCCCAAGATCGTCGTCTGGGGGACGGGCCGGGCGACCCGGGAGTTCCTCTACGTCGAGGACGCCGCCGAGGCCATTGTCCTGGCCGCCGAGCGATACGACGGGCCGGAGCCCATCAATATCGGCTCCGGCGAGGAGATCAGCATCCGAGACTTAGTCGACCTCATCCGGGAGCTGACGGGCTACGAGGGCGACGTCGAGTGGGACACCAGCAAGCCCGACGGCCAGCCCCGCCGGCGTATCGACACGACCCGGGCCCGGGAATGGCTCGGTTGGCAAGCCCGGACGCCCCTGCGGGAGGGCCTCCGACGGACTATCGAGTGGTATCGGGCGCACCGGCCCGAGGCCTGA
- the nrdJ gene encoding Vitamin B12-dependent ribonucleotide reductase, whose translation MKDMEGVVVSRGNGTGGGVEERPWVPEVPVPADLSRREPLIRRFYTQPGQDPFETVEYELRTVRIMDPDGKVVFEMNDVEVPKTWSQLATDIVASKYFRKAGVPGRGHEWSVRQVIRRVVHTIRLAGEEQGGYFATPEEAQAFEDELTYMLLHQIGAFNSPVWFNCGLWHAYRIDGSGGNWYWNGRTNQVEMTQTAYEHPQCSACFIQSVEDDLMSIFELVKNEARVFKYGSGTGTNYSRIRGHMEKLSGGGTSSGLMSFLEVFDRAAGATKSGGTTRRAAKMVILDVDHPEIEDFILWKVREEEKAWALIRAGYPADFNGEAYRTVSGQNSNNSVRIPDEFMHAYLNDGTWSTRLRTTGEVWKTYRARDLMRMIAYAAWRCADPGVQFDTTINRWNPCPNTGRINATNPCSEFIFLDDTACNLASLNLTKFLRDDGTFDVEAYRHAIRVFFLAQEILVDFSSYPTRKIAENSHRLRPLGLGYANLGTLLMLLGIPYDSDEARAWAGALTAILTGEAYTMSARMAARKGPFEEFYKNREPFLRVIQMHRQAAYGIDPTKAPADLVEEARRAWDTALELGRVYGYRNAQATVLAPTGTIGLLLDCDTTGIEPDFALVKFKKLAGGGSFKIVNRAVPEALRRLGYTEAQVQDMLKYLLGHLTFEGAPHINRETLRAKGFTDEEIAQLEARLPQVLDLDGLFVPGIVPEATLQRLGFTPEQYRAPGFRLLGALGWTPHQIQEANDWICGRQTLEGAPHLRPEHLPVFDCANKCGPYGQRYIEPMGHVRMLAAVQPFLSGGISKTVNLPNEATVEDIERIYVEAWRMGIKCISVYRDGCKASQPLNTGRKAEEPAPARTEVPAASTPQVEVPTSEFPRLQRRRLPKKRYGFTQEARVAGQKIYLRTGEYEDGTLGEIFIDMHKEGAAFRSMLNCFAIAISLGLQYGVPLEEFVDAFVFTRFEPQGPVEGHPHVKFATSIIDYIFRVLGIEYLKRYDLAHVPPEEAFKEDLGARSPDLEEEASKETSPSTGGVSKAGPSAAVHGAAISQQARSFMMDAPACDKCGHITVRNGSCYRCLNCGNSMGCS comes from the coding sequence ATGAAGGACATGGAGGGCGTTGTCGTTTCCCGTGGCAACGGGACGGGTGGGGGCGTGGAGGAACGTCCGTGGGTCCCGGAGGTACCGGTGCCGGCGGACCTCTCTCGCCGGGAGCCCCTAATTCGACGGTTTTATACCCAGCCGGGGCAGGACCCCTTTGAGACCGTCGAGTACGAGCTTCGGACGGTCCGGATCATGGACCCTGACGGAAAGGTCGTCTTCGAGATGAACGACGTCGAGGTCCCCAAGACGTGGTCCCAGTTGGCGACAGACATCGTGGCGTCCAAGTACTTCCGCAAGGCCGGCGTGCCCGGCCGGGGGCACGAGTGGAGCGTCCGGCAGGTCATCCGGCGGGTCGTCCACACGATTCGTCTCGCCGGGGAGGAGCAGGGCGGTTACTTTGCGACGCCCGAGGAGGCCCAGGCCTTTGAGGACGAGCTGACATACATGCTTTTGCATCAGATCGGGGCCTTCAACTCGCCCGTCTGGTTCAACTGCGGTCTATGGCACGCCTATCGCATCGACGGGAGCGGGGGGAACTGGTACTGGAACGGGCGCACGAACCAGGTCGAGATGACCCAGACGGCTTACGAGCATCCCCAGTGTTCGGCCTGCTTCATCCAGTCCGTCGAAGACGACCTCATGTCCATTTTCGAGCTCGTCAAGAACGAGGCCCGTGTTTTTAAATATGGGTCCGGCACAGGGACTAATTATTCTAGAATAAGAGGGCATATGGAAAAGCTGTCGGGCGGGGGGACGTCCTCGGGGCTGATGTCCTTCCTCGAAGTCTTCGACCGGGCCGCCGGTGCCACCAAGTCGGGCGGGACGACCCGCCGGGCCGCCAAGATGGTCATCCTCGACGTCGACCACCCCGAGATCGAGGACTTCATCCTCTGGAAGGTCCGGGAAGAAGAAAAGGCCTGGGCCCTCATTCGGGCCGGCTACCCGGCCGACTTCAACGGCGAGGCCTACCGGACCGTCTCGGGTCAGAATTCGAACAACTCCGTCCGGATCCCCGACGAGTTCATGCACGCCTACCTCAACGACGGGACGTGGTCGACCCGCCTCCGGACGACGGGCGAGGTCTGGAAGACCTACCGGGCCCGGGACCTCATGCGGATGATCGCCTATGCGGCCTGGCGGTGCGCCGACCCCGGCGTCCAGTTTGACACGACCATCAACCGATGGAACCCCTGTCCGAACACGGGTCGCATCAACGCCACGAATCCCTGCAGTGAGTTCATCTTCCTGGACGACACGGCCTGCAACCTGGCGTCGTTGAACCTGACGAAGTTTCTCCGGGACGACGGGACCTTCGACGTCGAGGCCTACCGGCACGCCATCCGGGTCTTCTTCCTGGCCCAGGAGATCCTCGTCGACTTTTCGTCGTACCCGACCCGGAAGATCGCCGAGAACAGTCACCGCCTCCGACCCCTCGGCCTCGGCTATGCGAACCTCGGGACGCTCCTGATGCTCCTGGGAATTCCTTACGACAGTGACGAGGCCCGGGCCTGGGCCGGCGCCCTGACGGCCATCCTCACAGGTGAGGCCTACACCATGTCGGCCCGGATGGCCGCCCGTAAGGGCCCCTTTGAGGAGTTTTACAAGAACCGAGAGCCCTTCCTGCGGGTCATCCAGATGCACCGCCAGGCGGCTTACGGCATCGACCCGACGAAGGCCCCGGCGGACCTCGTCGAGGAAGCCCGCCGGGCGTGGGACACGGCCCTCGAGCTGGGTCGGGTCTACGGCTACCGCAACGCCCAGGCGACGGTCCTCGCTCCGACAGGCACGATCGGGTTACTCCTCGATTGTGACACGACGGGCATCGAACCGGACTTTGCCCTCGTCAAGTTCAAGAAGTTGGCCGGCGGCGGTTCCTTCAAGATCGTCAATCGGGCCGTCCCCGAGGCCCTTCGGCGGCTGGGTTATACGGAGGCCCAGGTCCAGGACATGCTGAAGTACCTCCTGGGCCACCTGACCTTCGAGGGAGCGCCCCACATCAACCGGGAGACGCTTCGGGCCAAAGGCTTCACCGACGAGGAGATCGCCCAACTTGAGGCCCGGCTCCCCCAGGTCCTGGACTTAGACGGCCTGTTCGTGCCCGGCATCGTCCCGGAGGCGACGCTCCAGCGGCTGGGCTTTACGCCTGAGCAGTATCGGGCCCCCGGCTTTCGGCTCCTCGGGGCCCTCGGATGGACGCCTCACCAGATCCAGGAGGCCAACGACTGGATCTGCGGCCGCCAGACCCTGGAGGGCGCCCCTCACCTGCGGCCCGAGCACCTGCCCGTCTTCGACTGCGCCAACAAGTGCGGCCCTTACGGCCAGCGGTACATCGAGCCGATGGGCCACGTCCGTATGCTGGCGGCCGTCCAGCCGTTCCTAAGTGGTGGAATCAGTAAGACGGTCAACCTGCCCAACGAGGCGACCGTCGAGGACATCGAGCGGATCTACGTCGAGGCCTGGCGGATGGGCATCAAGTGTATCTCCGTCTACCGAGACGGCTGTAAGGCCTCCCAGCCCCTGAACACGGGCCGCAAGGCCGAGGAGCCGGCCCCGGCCCGAACCGAAGTCCCGGCGGCCTCGACGCCCCAGGTCGAGGTCCCGACGTCGGAGTTCCCCCGCCTTCAGCGTCGGCGACTTCCGAAGAAGCGGTACGGCTTCACCCAGGAAGCCCGCGTGGCCGGCCAGAAGATCTACCTCCGGACGGGCGAATACGAAGACGGGACGCTCGGCGAAATCTTCATCGACATGCACAAGGAGGGCGCCGCCTTCCGGAGCATGCTGAACTGCTTCGCCATCGCCATCTCCCTGGGTCTCCAGTACGGCGTCCCCCTCGAAGAGTTCGTCGACGCCTTCGTCTTCACGCGGTTCGAGCCCCAGGGCCCCGTCGAGGGCCATCCCCACGTGAAGTTCGCCACGTCGATCATCGATTACATCTTTCGGGTCCTCGGCATCGAGTACCTCAAGCGGTACGACCTGGCCCACGTCCCGCCCGAGGAGGCCTTCAAGGAAGACTTGGGCGCCCGGTCCCCGGACCTCGAAGAAGAAGCCTCAAAAGAGACGTCCCCCTCGACGGGAGGCGTCTCAAAGGCTGGTCCGAGCGCGGCCGTCCATGGGGCCGCCATCAGCCAGCAGGCCCGGTCCTTCATGATGGACGCCCCGGCCTGCGACAAGTGCGGCCACATCACGGTCCGGAACGGTTCTTGCTACCGATGTCTGAACTGCGGGAACTCGATGGGATGCTCATGA